In Microbacterium pumilum, the following proteins share a genomic window:
- a CDS encoding acyltransferase, whose product MTASETAVVQASADVAESAEIGDRTRVWHLAQVREGAKIGADCNIGRGAYVGPDVVMGSGCKLQNYALVYEPARLGDGVFIGPAAVLTNDEFPRAVNPDLTPKSADDWHAVGVTIGTGASIGARAVCIAPVTIGEWALIAAGAVVTKDVPAFALVVGVPARRIGWVGTAGHPLERDGDDWVCPVSGGRYSEAEGILSPL is encoded by the coding sequence ATGACCGCATCCGAGACCGCTGTCGTCCAGGCGAGCGCCGATGTCGCCGAGTCGGCCGAGATCGGCGACCGCACGCGGGTGTGGCACCTCGCACAGGTGCGCGAGGGCGCAAAGATCGGTGCGGACTGCAACATCGGGCGCGGGGCCTACGTCGGCCCGGATGTCGTGATGGGAAGCGGCTGCAAGCTGCAGAACTACGCGCTCGTCTACGAGCCCGCCCGGCTCGGCGACGGCGTCTTCATCGGGCCCGCGGCGGTGCTGACGAACGACGAGTTCCCGCGAGCGGTGAACCCCGACCTCACCCCCAAGAGCGCCGACGACTGGCACGCCGTCGGAGTCACGATCGGCACAGGCGCGTCGATCGGCGCCCGGGCTGTCTGCATCGCTCCCGTCACCATCGGCGAGTGGGCGCTCATCGCGGCCGGCGCGGTCGTGACCAAGGACGTCCCTGCGTTCGCCCTGGTCGTCGGAGTGCCGGCCCGCAGGATCGGCTGGGTGGGCACTGCGGGGCACCCACTCGAGCGCGACGGTGATGACTGGGTATGCCCGGTCTCAGGCGGCCGCTATAGCGAGGCAGAGGGCATCCTCAGCCCGCTCTGA
- a CDS encoding glutaredoxin family protein, with protein sequence MTSPSTITMFGADWCRDCVRTKRQLDGLGIQYTYVDLMQDPDAADVAREISGRTSIPVVVYPDSSHHVEPSNADVEAKLRDLALL encoded by the coding sequence ATGACGTCCCCCTCCACGATCACGATGTTCGGCGCCGACTGGTGCAGAGACTGCGTCCGCACCAAGCGGCAGCTCGATGGCCTCGGAATCCAGTACACGTACGTGGATCTGATGCAGGACCCGGATGCCGCAGATGTGGCTCGGGAGATCTCCGGCCGGACGAGCATCCCCGTGGTGGTGTACCCGGACTCGTCCCATCACGTCGAGCCCTCCAACGCCGACGTCGAAGCCAAGCTCCGCGACCTCGCCCTCCTTTAG
- a CDS encoding xylanase: protein MSAGTGSRARRRAAIWVAVGVVAAVTIGGGAFAAATGGMKPAAQPSASLAPEMDDAIQPSASPIDMTDAAGRPSASPATPPTPRTPPTPRPTLTPTPSLTPSPAPTPLTASERLLTTTDDPAACAVTFDGAEINDAPMLQTQGSLYSGLPIPDRVDAVFAGWYATRADAAARTIAARVNGSELVECTDQERTLYGAWTTVDANVAEDARIPIMMYHQFTTRPEGENGYLRGNWAYIGDFDAHMNHIATGGFYLPTWDELSAFIDGRLWLPSRSVIITDDDCDLSWLQLALPIVVDKHLLSTAFCITIDGTGPSPSMYVQQRSHTHDMHRPGADGEGRMVNLPVPDIVADMEASAAVLGVKQVMAYPFGHYNDTAKEALRQAGWELARTVEPGYVTIGTDKLTLPCVRIDYGMGLDDVINLIG from the coding sequence ATGAGCGCTGGTACCGGCAGCCGCGCGCGTCGACGAGCGGCCATATGGGTCGCGGTCGGGGTCGTCGCCGCGGTGACGATCGGCGGTGGCGCGTTCGCCGCGGCCACCGGTGGGATGAAACCCGCGGCCCAGCCGTCGGCATCGCTCGCCCCGGAGATGGACGACGCGATTCAGCCGTCAGCGTCACCCATTGACATGACGGATGCCGCGGGCCGGCCCTCGGCGTCGCCTGCGACCCCGCCGACTCCTCGAACTCCGCCGACTCCGCGTCCGACGCTGACTCCCACTCCGAGCCTAACGCCCTCGCCCGCCCCGACCCCGCTGACAGCGTCCGAACGGCTGCTGACCACCACGGACGATCCCGCCGCCTGCGCCGTCACCTTCGACGGCGCCGAGATCAACGATGCCCCCATGCTGCAGACGCAGGGTTCGCTGTACTCGGGTCTGCCGATCCCGGACCGCGTGGACGCGGTCTTCGCGGGGTGGTACGCGACGCGGGCGGATGCGGCAGCCCGCACGATCGCCGCACGGGTGAACGGGTCGGAGCTCGTCGAGTGCACCGATCAGGAGCGGACGCTCTACGGCGCGTGGACCACAGTGGACGCGAACGTGGCAGAGGACGCGCGCATCCCGATCATGATGTACCACCAGTTCACGACACGGCCGGAGGGCGAGAACGGCTACCTCCGCGGCAACTGGGCCTACATCGGTGACTTCGACGCCCACATGAACCACATCGCGACCGGGGGCTTCTATCTGCCGACGTGGGACGAGCTGAGTGCGTTCATCGACGGCCGGCTGTGGCTGCCGAGCCGCTCTGTCATCATCACCGACGACGACTGCGACCTCAGCTGGCTGCAGCTGGCGCTGCCGATCGTCGTCGACAAGCACCTCCTCAGCACGGCGTTCTGCATAACGATCGACGGCACGGGTCCCTCGCCATCGATGTACGTGCAGCAGCGCTCGCATACGCACGACATGCATCGTCCCGGCGCTGACGGCGAGGGGCGGATGGTGAACCTTCCGGTTCCCGACATCGTGGCGGACATGGAGGCTTCAGCGGCCGTTCTGGGCGTCAAGCAGGTCATGGCGTACCCGTTCGGCCACTACAACGACACGGCGAAGGAGGCCCTTCGTCAGGCGGGGTGGGAGTTGGCACGGACGGTCGAACCGGGTTACGTGACGATCGGCACCGACAAGCTCACCCTGCCCTGCGTCCGCATCGACTACGGCATGGGGCTCGACGACGTGATCAACCTCATCGGCTGA
- a CDS encoding kynureninase has protein sequence MTPTDAAVVDSLEAEASALDGSDPLRRYRDAFVGSETSLVYFDGNSLGRPPRASLDRLSAFVRDEWGGRLIRGWDESWMRLPFTIGDAIGRSAIGAAPGQTVIGDSTTVLLYKLIRAAFDAQHSADPGRVEIVVDRDNFPTDRYLVDGIARERGGRVRWVDVDLAAGVTAEALAEAVGPSTAVVVLSHVAYRSGYLANAASLTRIAHDAGALILWDLCHSAGSVPVEADAWGFDLAVGCTYKYLNGGPGSPAFAYVAHRHQAALAQPVQGWMGTADVFAMGPDYRPADGMRRFLSGTPPIVGMLAMQDTLEMIQDAGIDAIRAKSVALTEFALRVCDALLAPLGVSVASPRDAASRGGHVTLSHPEMRAVTARLWADDVIPDYRDPAGLRIGLSPLSTSFAETYRGLLAVADAVRADDAGR, from the coding sequence ATGACGCCCACTGACGCCGCCGTGGTCGATTCGCTCGAGGCCGAGGCTTCCGCTCTCGACGGGTCCGACCCGCTGCGGCGATACCGCGACGCGTTCGTCGGGTCTGAGACATCACTCGTCTACTTCGACGGCAACTCACTCGGACGCCCGCCGCGGGCGAGCCTCGACCGGCTCTCGGCCTTCGTGCGAGACGAATGGGGCGGGCGCCTCATCCGCGGCTGGGACGAGTCGTGGATGCGGCTGCCTTTCACGATCGGCGACGCGATCGGGCGATCGGCCATCGGTGCCGCACCCGGCCAGACGGTCATCGGCGACTCGACGACGGTGCTGCTGTACAAGCTCATCCGCGCCGCGTTCGATGCGCAGCACAGCGCCGACCCCGGCCGCGTCGAGATCGTCGTCGACCGCGACAACTTCCCCACCGACCGCTATCTCGTCGACGGAATCGCCCGCGAACGCGGCGGGCGCGTCCGATGGGTGGACGTCGACCTGGCCGCGGGCGTGACGGCAGAGGCGCTGGCGGAGGCCGTCGGTCCTTCGACGGCGGTCGTCGTGCTGAGCCATGTCGCGTACCGGTCGGGCTATCTCGCGAATGCCGCCTCTCTCACCCGCATCGCGCACGACGCCGGTGCGCTCATCCTGTGGGATCTCTGCCACTCGGCCGGCTCGGTGCCGGTCGAGGCGGACGCCTGGGGCTTCGACCTCGCCGTCGGCTGCACCTACAAGTACCTCAACGGCGGACCGGGCTCCCCCGCATTCGCCTACGTCGCGCATCGGCACCAGGCCGCGCTCGCGCAGCCGGTTCAAGGATGGATGGGCACCGCCGACGTGTTCGCGATGGGCCCGGACTATCGCCCTGCCGACGGGATGCGCCGGTTCCTCTCGGGCACCCCGCCGATCGTCGGCATGCTCGCGATGCAGGACACCCTCGAGATGATCCAGGATGCCGGCATCGACGCGATCCGCGCGAAATCCGTCGCTCTCACCGAGTTCGCGCTGCGCGTGTGCGATGCGCTGCTGGCTCCCCTCGGCGTGAGCGTCGCCTCGCCCCGCGACGCCGCATCCCGCGGCGGGCATGTCACGCTCTCCCACCCCGAGATGCGGGCGGTGACGGCTCGCTTGTGGGCGGATGACGTCATTCCGGACTACCGCGATCCCGCGGGTCTGCGGATCGGCCTTTCACCCCTCTCGACGAGCTTCGCCGAGACCTACCGCGGGCTGCTCGCCGTGGCGGATGCGGTGCGGGCGGACGACGCCGGTCGTTGA
- the kynA gene encoding tryptophan 2,3-dioxygenase: MTEGVERNTRTIEETVVTDFADRMSYGGYLDLETLLSAQRPLSDPEHHDELLFIIQHQTTELWLKLVLHELSAACDLLRDDRLAPALKCIARVKHIQRTLTEQWSVLATLTPAEYVQFRGVLGNASGFQSAQYRAVEFTLGNKNAGMLRVFATDPEAHVLVRAALEAPSLYDEFLRLLARRGYAIPAAVLDRDVTTAWTFTPELVPVLTEIYTDPQAHWAAYETCEELVDLEDNFQLWRFRHLKTVERIIGFKHGTGGSSGVPFLQRALELTFFPELFAVRSAL; the protein is encoded by the coding sequence GTGACCGAAGGCGTCGAACGCAACACCAGGACGATAGAAGAGACCGTCGTCACGGACTTCGCCGACCGCATGAGCTACGGGGGCTACCTCGACCTTGAGACGCTGCTGTCGGCGCAGCGGCCCCTCAGCGATCCCGAGCACCACGACGAGCTGCTCTTCATCATCCAGCACCAGACCACCGAGCTGTGGCTGAAGCTCGTGCTGCACGAGCTGTCAGCGGCCTGCGATCTGCTTCGCGACGACAGACTCGCCCCGGCGCTCAAGTGCATCGCCCGCGTGAAGCACATCCAGCGCACGCTCACCGAGCAGTGGTCGGTGCTGGCGACGCTCACGCCGGCCGAGTATGTGCAATTCCGCGGTGTGCTGGGCAACGCGAGTGGCTTCCAGTCCGCGCAGTACCGTGCCGTCGAGTTCACGCTCGGCAACAAGAACGCCGGCATGCTGCGGGTATTCGCCACCGATCCCGAAGCGCACGTGCTCGTGCGCGCGGCGCTGGAGGCGCCGAGTCTCTACGACGAGTTCCTGCGACTTCTCGCCCGCCGGGGCTACGCGATTCCCGCCGCCGTCCTCGACCGTGACGTCACCACAGCGTGGACGTTCACACCGGAGCTCGTCCCGGTGCTCACCGAGATCTACACCGACCCGCAGGCGCACTGGGCGGCATACGAGACCTGCGAGGAGCTCGTCGACCTCGAGGACAACTTCCAGCTCTGGAGGTTCCGGCACCTGAAGACGGTGGAGCGGATCATCGGGTTCAAACATGGCACCGGGGGATCGAGTGGCGTGCCGTTCCTGCAGAGGGCTCTCGAGCTCACGTTCTTTCCCGAACTGTTCGCCGTGCGGAGCGCGCTGTGA